A section of the Marinimicrobium koreense genome encodes:
- the argB gene encoding acetylglutamate kinase yields MSLNRTQAMNVAQVLTEALPYIQRFTGKTIVIKFGGNAMVDEELQNSFARDIVLMKLVGMNPIVVHGGGPQIGDLLKQLNIESEFVGGMRVTDSKTMDVVEMVLGGTVNKQIVSLINHNGGHAIGITGKDGQLIRAKKLSAKRQTPDMQAPEIIDIGHVGEVASINTSVIDMLINSDFIPVIAPIGVGDDGASYNINADLVAGKIAEVLQAEKLMLLTNVAGLQDKNGEVLTGLTTQQVDGLIADGTIYGGMLPKIGCALDAVKSGVNSAHIIDGRVAHAVLLEIFTDAGVGTLITNKAQQAAQ; encoded by the coding sequence ATGTCACTGAACCGCACCCAGGCCATGAACGTGGCTCAGGTACTGACCGAGGCGCTGCCCTACATTCAGCGCTTTACCGGCAAGACCATTGTGATCAAATTTGGCGGCAACGCCATGGTGGACGAAGAACTGCAGAACAGTTTTGCCCGGGATATCGTGCTGATGAAACTGGTGGGCATGAACCCCATCGTGGTCCATGGCGGCGGGCCCCAGATTGGCGATCTGCTCAAGCAGCTCAACATCGAATCCGAGTTTGTCGGCGGTATGCGGGTGACTGACAGTAAAACCATGGACGTGGTGGAAATGGTGCTCGGTGGCACAGTGAACAAACAGATCGTCAGCCTGATCAACCACAACGGTGGCCACGCCATCGGCATTACCGGTAAGGACGGGCAGCTGATCCGGGCCAAAAAGCTTTCGGCAAAGCGCCAGACGCCGGACATGCAGGCGCCGGAAATCATCGACATCGGTCACGTGGGCGAGGTCGCCAGTATCAATACCTCGGTGATCGACATGCTGATCAACAGCGACTTCATTCCGGTGATTGCCCCGATCGGGGTGGGCGATGACGGCGCTTCCTACAACATCAACGCCGACCTGGTGGCCGGCAAAATTGCCGAGGTACTGCAGGCCGAGAAGCTGATGCTGCTGACCAACGTGGCCGGCCTGCAGGACAAGAATGGCGAAGTATTGACCGGGCTGACCACGCAGCAAGTGGACGGCCTGATCGCTGACGGGACCATTTACGGCGGCATGCTACCCAAAATCGGCTGCGCGCTGGATGCGGTGAAAAGCGGCGTGAACAGTGCCCACATCATAGATGGACGGGTCGCTCACGCGGTATTGCTGGAGATCTTCACCGACGCTGGCGTCGGCACACTGATCACCAACAAGGCGCAGCAAGCCGCTCAGTAA
- a CDS encoding sensor domain-containing diguanylate cyclase has product MQPDIDRLPGGLIVLDEANIVTAVNRTLCDWLGRAETELVGHAPESWMTGGSRIYYLGHVLPALRLHGHAEEMTLTFTSASGQPLPVLLSASSVAGDEPGYQLLLLPMQRRNLVEEQLQQARKTAEQATEEKARALEQVQALAHELEQRQEQLSELNAKLELMATQDPLTGLANRRVYDRQIEAQLALFHRTRTPFALVLTDIDLFKRINDRFGHDAGDRVLKDVAQCLHQGLREIDTLVRMGGEEFALILPSTTAEQAIRVAERKRELVAQYGGRYGEVTMSFGITEICPHDTKSLLYGRADRALYDAKHQGRNRVCVR; this is encoded by the coding sequence GTGCAGCCTGACATAGACCGCCTGCCGGGAGGCCTTATCGTTCTCGACGAGGCCAACATCGTGACCGCCGTCAATCGCACGCTCTGCGATTGGCTGGGACGGGCCGAGACTGAGCTGGTGGGGCATGCGCCAGAGAGCTGGATGACCGGTGGTTCCAGAATCTACTATCTGGGGCATGTATTGCCGGCGCTGCGACTGCACGGCCACGCCGAGGAAATGACCCTGACCTTTACCAGCGCTTCCGGGCAACCGCTACCGGTGCTGCTCAGTGCATCCTCGGTAGCCGGGGATGAACCGGGGTATCAGTTACTGCTGCTACCCATGCAGCGACGCAACCTGGTCGAGGAACAACTGCAGCAGGCGCGCAAGACGGCGGAGCAGGCGACGGAAGAAAAGGCCCGGGCTCTGGAGCAGGTACAGGCGCTCGCCCATGAACTGGAGCAGCGCCAGGAGCAGCTTTCCGAGCTCAACGCAAAACTGGAGTTGATGGCAACACAAGACCCGCTCACCGGCCTGGCCAATCGCCGGGTGTACGATCGACAGATAGAGGCACAGTTGGCCCTGTTCCACCGCACGCGCACGCCCTTTGCGCTCGTTCTCACGGACATTGATCTCTTTAAACGAATCAACGACCGCTTTGGTCACGACGCGGGCGATCGGGTACTCAAAGATGTTGCTCAGTGCCTGCATCAGGGGCTGAGGGAAATTGATACGCTGGTGCGCATGGGCGGTGAGGAGTTTGCGCTTATTCTCCCGAGCACTACTGCGGAACAGGCGATCAGGGTCGCCGAGCGCAAGCGCGAACTGGTGGCGCAGTATGGCGGTCGTTACGGTGAAGTCACCATGAGTTTCGGTATTACCGAAATCTGCCCGCACGACACCAAAAGCCTGCTCTATGGGCGCGCCGACCGGGCGCTTTACGATGCCAAGCATCAGGGGCGAAATCGGGTGTGTGTTCGCTGA
- the slmA gene encoding nucleoid occlusion factor SlmA, which translates to MSKQPTAKSSRRQQILESLAHMLEASPGARITTAALAREVGVSEAALYRHFPSKSKMFEGLIEFIEDTIFTRISLILSEEPAALRRCEKILLLLLTFTERNPGITRLLTGDALTGETERLRLRVAQLFERVETQLKQVLREAELREGLRPNLPLSAAANLLMACADGRITQFVRSQFRRPPTEHWAEQWPVLVSGLMREQVPA; encoded by the coding sequence ATGAGCAAGCAGCCCACCGCCAAATCCTCCCGCCGCCAACAGATTCTGGAGTCTCTGGCTCACATGCTGGAAGCCAGCCCCGGTGCCCGTATCACCACGGCCGCCCTGGCTCGGGAAGTGGGCGTCTCGGAAGCGGCGCTTTACCGCCACTTCCCCAGCAAGTCCAAGATGTTTGAAGGGTTGATCGAGTTTATCGAAGACACGATTTTCACCCGCATCTCCCTGATCCTGTCGGAGGAGCCGGCCGCTTTGCGCCGGTGCGAAAAGATTCTGCTACTGCTGCTGACCTTCACCGAACGCAACCCCGGCATCACCCGGTTGCTCACCGGCGACGCCCTGACCGGCGAAACCGAACGGCTTCGGCTGCGCGTCGCCCAGCTCTTTGAGCGGGTGGAAACCCAGTTGAAGCAGGTGTTGAGAGAAGCGGAATTGCGAGAGGGGTTACGGCCCAATTTGCCCTTGTCGGCCGCCGCCAATCTGTTGATGGCCTGCGCCGATGGGCGGATCACCCAGTTTGTGCGCAGTCAGTTCCGGCGCCCACCGACCGAGCACTGGGCGGAACAGTGGCCGGTATTGGTGAGCGGCCTGATGCGCGAACAGGTTCCGGCCTGA
- a CDS encoding exodeoxyribonuclease III — protein MRVISLSVDGIFQAAQRGLFDWLDSQDADVICLQDLRALEYELEDKPVFQLDGYFSYFFDSGTPHYNGVAIYTRKQPKALIFGLGFSSGVDMEGRYLQIDYEQLSIGSMLAPSATSEMESQEVKIKFFDDLQAHLDKITRKRREFIFCGNWAMAHTPRDVTNPEKNEHESGFLPHERQWLSQVFNQIGYVDAFRKANKDPDEYSWWPSGKINDGEGWRTDMQIVSAPIGQRVEHAAIYKIQQFSSHLPVIVDYDIEL, from the coding sequence ATGAGAGTTATCAGTCTTAGCGTCGATGGTATTTTCCAGGCGGCTCAGCGCGGTCTGTTTGACTGGCTGGACAGCCAGGATGCAGACGTCATCTGTCTGCAGGATCTGCGCGCACTGGAATATGAACTGGAAGACAAGCCGGTATTTCAACTGGACGGTTATTTCAGCTACTTCTTCGACTCCGGGACACCACACTACAACGGCGTGGCCATCTACACCCGCAAGCAGCCCAAGGCCCTGATTTTTGGCCTGGGGTTCTCGTCCGGCGTGGATATGGAAGGTCGTTACCTGCAGATTGACTACGAACAGCTGAGCATTGGCTCAATGCTGGCGCCCAGTGCTACCTCGGAAATGGAATCCCAGGAAGTGAAGATCAAGTTCTTCGACGACCTGCAGGCCCATCTCGACAAGATTACCCGCAAGCGCCGCGAGTTCATCTTCTGCGGCAACTGGGCCATGGCACACACGCCCCGGGATGTGACCAACCCGGAGAAAAATGAGCACGAATCCGGCTTTCTGCCCCACGAGCGGCAGTGGCTGAGCCAGGTGTTCAACCAGATCGGCTATGTGGATGCCTTTCGCAAGGCCAACAAGGACCCGGACGAATACAGTTGGTGGCCCAGCGGCAAGATCAATGACGGTGAGGGCTGGCGCACCGACATGCAGATCGTGTCAGCGCCCATTGGCCAGCGGGTCGAGCATGCGGCCATTTACAAGATTCAGCAGTTCTCCAGCCACCTGCCGGTGATTGTGGATTACGATATCGAGCTTTGA
- a CDS encoding phosphomannomutase/phosphoglucomutase gives MANRTSKEQRQKQARLARQKLIGALVLGVLVLNGLLGYWLYGILVTDVQDLRLEAAVEAQAEQRAQPLQDYIRELRQRVAALAAEPATAEALQGSTEVRQSAAEAIAARIEHGIAARLIPAGSARVERDHPAPIRFAELDLIRRAERRDNHLPELAKVDQQWQLHVIEPIPPSADEPVEGTLLVTLNDTGWRSLLDAASKSLGRTELHQQIPGSNPLTVYLSGQGEGGAKHSVAIPNSHWRLSFTASPELVAQTRELPTLWLLVLSTTTIGGLLLAWFSGHMIERRQRQSARPIQVPGAARSGGKNADAQDEHGEEEIGMINTLYQNQDILDLDVSDEDEDILALDQAPTKTAAADATQAGQSGPTIPEGIFRSYDIRGLADTEITPELAEHIGRALGSEALDHGETDMVLARDGRTHSPVLAEALRSGIASTGCNVIDLGTVPTPLMYFATHHLSETSSGVMVTASHNPGSYNGFKMIINGVTLADDAVLDVRSRIQRQHYHQGEGETRSHDIITDYIERIFSDVALVGAVSLVIDAGNAVPGVVAPRLFEELGCDVTPLYCDLDGTFPNHDPDPTQEANLQDLIAKVQEVGADLGAALDGDGDRLIVVTPQGRIIWPDQLLMLFARDVLGRNPGADVLFDVKCSRQLNQLVTSYGGRPIMWKTGHSHMKSKMIETGALIGGEYSGHIFIKDRWYGFDDGLYTLARLLEIITLRDQPIDDIFAAFPILPSTPELKIPVQDDQKFALVERLIAEGDFQSGKPSTIDGLRVDFAKGWGLVRASNTSAALTLRFEGETEEALNKIQQLFKRELLKIDSQLQIDF, from the coding sequence GTGGCGAACCGAACTTCCAAGGAACAACGACAAAAGCAGGCACGTCTGGCGCGCCAGAAGCTGATTGGCGCTCTGGTGCTGGGGGTACTCGTGCTGAACGGCCTGCTGGGTTACTGGCTGTACGGCATTCTGGTAACGGATGTTCAGGATCTTCGCCTGGAGGCGGCAGTGGAGGCTCAGGCCGAGCAACGCGCGCAGCCACTGCAGGATTATATTCGGGAGCTGCGCCAACGCGTGGCGGCACTGGCGGCAGAACCGGCCACCGCTGAGGCGCTTCAGGGCTCGACGGAGGTCCGACAGTCAGCGGCAGAAGCGATTGCCGCGCGCATTGAGCATGGCATTGCCGCGCGCCTGATTCCGGCGGGCAGCGCTCGGGTCGAACGCGACCACCCCGCCCCCATCCGGTTTGCCGAGCTCGACCTGATCCGCCGGGCGGAGCGCCGTGACAATCATCTCCCGGAGCTGGCCAAAGTGGATCAACAATGGCAGTTGCACGTCATTGAACCCATCCCGCCATCCGCCGACGAGCCCGTGGAGGGAACCCTCCTGGTCACACTCAATGACACCGGCTGGCGCTCGCTACTGGATGCCGCCAGTAAAAGCCTGGGGCGCACCGAGCTGCACCAACAGATTCCGGGCAGCAATCCCCTGACGGTCTACCTGAGCGGTCAGGGGGAGGGCGGCGCCAAGCACTCCGTCGCCATCCCCAATAGCCACTGGCGTCTGAGCTTCACGGCCTCACCCGAGCTGGTGGCCCAGACCCGCGAGCTTCCGACGCTCTGGCTGCTGGTCCTGTCCACCACCACCATCGGCGGATTGCTGCTGGCCTGGTTCAGTGGCCATATGATTGAGCGCCGACAGCGCCAGAGCGCCCGTCCCATTCAGGTGCCCGGCGCCGCGCGCTCGGGCGGCAAAAACGCCGACGCGCAGGACGAGCACGGCGAAGAAGAAATCGGCATGATCAACACGCTGTACCAGAACCAGGACATTCTGGATCTGGATGTCAGCGACGAAGACGAAGACATTCTCGCCCTGGACCAGGCGCCCACCAAAACGGCCGCCGCCGACGCGACCCAGGCGGGCCAGTCAGGCCCGACCATCCCCGAGGGGATTTTCCGCTCCTACGACATTCGTGGCCTGGCCGATACCGAAATCACCCCGGAGCTGGCCGAGCATATCGGGCGGGCACTGGGCAGCGAGGCGCTGGATCACGGCGAAACCGATATGGTGCTCGCCCGGGACGGCCGGACGCACAGCCCGGTATTGGCCGAAGCCCTGCGCAGCGGGATAGCAAGCACCGGTTGCAACGTGATTGATCTGGGCACAGTACCCACCCCCCTGATGTACTTCGCCACCCATCACCTGAGCGAAACCAGCAGCGGCGTCATGGTCACCGCCAGCCATAACCCCGGTAGCTACAACGGTTTCAAAATGATCATCAACGGGGTCACCCTGGCCGATGATGCGGTACTGGATGTACGCTCGCGGATTCAGCGCCAGCACTACCACCAGGGCGAAGGGGAGACCCGCAGCCACGACATCATCACCGACTATATCGAACGCATTTTCTCCGACGTCGCGCTGGTCGGTGCCGTGTCGCTGGTGATCGACGCGGGCAACGCGGTCCCCGGTGTGGTGGCGCCCCGGCTGTTCGAAGAGCTGGGCTGCGATGTGACACCGCTGTACTGCGACCTGGACGGCACCTTCCCCAATCACGACCCGGACCCGACTCAGGAAGCCAACCTTCAGGACCTTATTGCCAAGGTACAGGAAGTCGGTGCCGATCTCGGCGCGGCCCTCGATGGCGACGGTGATCGCCTGATTGTGGTCACCCCCCAGGGGCGGATCATCTGGCCGGATCAACTGTTGATGCTCTTTGCCCGCGACGTGCTCGGACGCAACCCCGGGGCCGATGTGCTGTTCGATGTGAAGTGCTCCCGCCAGCTGAACCAACTGGTGACCAGCTATGGCGGTCGGCCGATCATGTGGAAAACCGGCCACTCCCACATGAAATCGAAAATGATCGAAACCGGTGCGCTGATCGGCGGCGAGTATTCCGGTCACATTTTCATCAAGGACCGCTGGTACGGGTTCGATGACGGTTTATACACCCTGGCACGTCTGCTGGAAATCATCACCTTGCGCGATCAACCCATAGACGATATCTTCGCCGCCTTTCCGATTCTGCCCTCCACCCCGGAGCTGAAAATTCCGGTGCAGGACGACCAGAAATTCGCCCTGGTGGAACGGTTGATTGCCGAGGGCGACTTCCAGAGCGGCAAGCCGAGCACCATTGACGGGCTGCGGGTGGACTTTGCCAAAGGCTGGGGGTTGGTCAGAGCCTCGAACACCTCCGCGGCCCTGACCCTGCGCTTTGAAGGCGAAACCGAGGAAGCGCTGAACAAAATTCAGCAACTGTTTAAACGCGAGCTGCTGAAAATCGACAGTCAGCTCCAGATCGACTTTTAA
- the pyrE gene encoding orotate phosphoribosyltransferase: protein MENYQRDFIELAIEHEALGFGEFTLKSGRVSPYFFNAGKFQTGRALAKLGRCYAAALMASGVEVDLIFGPAYKGIPLATTTAVALADHHERDLPYAFNRKEAKDHGEGGSLVGAPLDGRVLIVDDVITAGTAVGESMELIRSAGAEPAGVLIGLNRQERGKGSLSAIQEVEQQYGIPVISIVNLDDVVAYLKADKARPEVVAAIEAYRAEYGV, encoded by the coding sequence ATGGAGAACTACCAGCGCGACTTTATCGAGTTGGCCATTGAGCACGAGGCCCTGGGCTTTGGCGAGTTTACCCTCAAATCCGGCCGGGTCAGCCCGTATTTTTTCAATGCCGGCAAGTTTCAGACCGGTCGGGCACTGGCGAAGCTGGGGCGCTGCTACGCGGCGGCGCTGATGGCCTCTGGTGTAGAGGTGGACCTGATCTTCGGCCCGGCCTACAAGGGTATTCCCCTGGCCACCACCACTGCCGTTGCGCTGGCCGACCACCACGAGCGGGATCTGCCCTACGCGTTCAACCGCAAAGAGGCCAAGGACCACGGCGAAGGCGGCTCCCTGGTGGGCGCGCCGCTGGACGGTCGGGTGCTCATTGTGGACGATGTGATTACTGCGGGAACCGCCGTGGGTGAGTCCATGGAACTGATTCGTTCGGCGGGCGCTGAACCGGCGGGGGTGTTGATTGGTCTTAACCGTCAGGAGCGCGGCAAGGGCTCCCTGTCGGCGATCCAGGAAGTGGAGCAGCAGTACGGCATTCCGGTGATCAGTATTGTCAATCTGGACGATGTGGTGGCCTACCTGAAAGCGGACAAAGCCCGCCCAGAGGTGGTGGCAGCCATTGAGGCCTATCGCGCCGAGTACGGCGTGTAA
- a CDS encoding RidA family protein, protein MSIQRYGTEGGVGTGGQALPFARAAGAAGWLYVSGQTPMRDGEVVEGGIVEQSQLAIDNCFAIMREAGYGPEHVVHVTVILTDARYFQSFNKVFKQNFGAHPPARICSVCDLVVDCKVEVGVVCYKAEDA, encoded by the coding sequence GTGAGCATTCAGCGTTACGGTACCGAAGGAGGTGTGGGCACCGGTGGTCAGGCCTTGCCCTTTGCCCGCGCCGCCGGCGCGGCGGGGTGGTTGTATGTATCCGGGCAGACTCCGATGCGCGATGGGGAAGTGGTGGAAGGCGGTATCGTCGAACAGTCACAGCTGGCCATCGACAACTGTTTTGCGATCATGCGCGAGGCCGGCTATGGCCCGGAACATGTGGTGCACGTAACGGTGATTCTCACCGACGCCCGTTACTTCCAATCATTCAATAAAGTGTTCAAACAGAATTTTGGCGCACACCCGCCCGCGCGCATCTGCTCGGTATGCGATCTGGTGGTGGACTGTAAAGTGGAAGTGGGCGTGGTCTGTTACAAAGCCGAGGATGCATGA
- the rph gene encoding ribonuclease PH, translating into MTETTVQRPSGRQPDQLRDVRLTRRYTKHAEGSVLVEFGDTKVICTASVVEGVPPFLRGKGQGWLTAEYGMLPRSTGSRMNREAARGKQGGRTVEIQRLIGRSLRAAIDLDALGENTIQLDCDVIQADGGTRTASITGAWVALADAVAFLQEKGLVKDSPLKRAIASVSVGIYQGVPVLDLDYPEDSTADTDMNVVMGDDGGIIEIQGTAEAEPFTEAEFGAMMALAKKGIGELNRLQQAALAE; encoded by the coding sequence ATGACCGAGACGACCGTTCAGCGCCCCAGTGGCCGCCAGCCCGACCAGTTGCGCGATGTGCGCCTGACCCGCCGTTACACCAAGCATGCCGAGGGTTCGGTGCTGGTGGAATTTGGGGACACCAAGGTGATCTGCACCGCGAGCGTGGTCGAGGGCGTGCCGCCTTTCCTGCGCGGCAAGGGCCAGGGCTGGCTGACCGCCGAGTACGGCATGCTGCCCCGCTCCACCGGCTCGCGTATGAATCGCGAAGCGGCCCGTGGCAAGCAAGGGGGGCGCACGGTGGAGATCCAGCGCCTGATCGGCCGCTCCCTGCGTGCGGCGATTGATCTCGACGCGCTGGGCGAGAACACCATCCAGCTCGACTGCGATGTGATTCAGGCCGATGGCGGCACCCGTACCGCCTCCATTACCGGTGCCTGGGTGGCGCTGGCCGATGCGGTCGCGTTTCTGCAGGAGAAGGGGTTGGTGAAGGACAGTCCGCTCAAGCGCGCCATTGCCTCAGTGTCCGTTGGCATCTATCAGGGTGTGCCGGTGCTGGATCTGGATTACCCAGAGGATTCCACTGCGGATACCGACATGAACGTGGTCATGGGCGATGACGGTGGCATCATCGAAATTCAGGGCACCGCCGAAGCCGAGCCGTTTACCGAGGCCGAGTTCGGAGCCATGATGGCGTTGGCCAAGAAAGGGATTGGGGAGTTGAATCGGTTGCAGCAGGCGGCGCTGGCGGAGTAA
- a CDS encoding alpha/beta fold hydrolase, protein MTEVLMLSADILRRHQVSWLGPAPDSTDRPTLILAHGFGCDQQIWAPVADVLALEYPVVLFDHIGCGRSDRSAFDAERYADLSAYAEDLVELVQALGLKRRPILVGHSVSGAIGWLASIAEPELFRQIIAIGPSPRYINDPPDYIGGFEAEDVGELLDLMERNHFEWAGYLAPIVMANGDRPALAEQLRESFLNADPAMSRRFAETTFLCDIRTQLPHVQVPTLVLYCEQDVIVPTAVIEYLEWALPKGIIRRLDATGHYPQVSNPGAVARAVIEGAQGAA, encoded by the coding sequence TTGACCGAGGTACTCATGTTATCTGCCGACATCCTCAGGCGACACCAGGTTTCATGGTTGGGGCCTGCCCCCGACTCAACCGATCGACCGACGCTGATTCTTGCTCACGGTTTTGGCTGTGATCAGCAGATCTGGGCGCCGGTGGCGGATGTCCTGGCCCTGGAGTATCCGGTGGTGCTGTTTGATCACATCGGTTGCGGCCGCTCCGACCGAAGCGCGTTCGACGCTGAGCGTTACGCCGACCTCTCGGCTTATGCCGAGGATCTGGTCGAACTGGTGCAGGCCCTCGGCCTGAAGCGGCGGCCCATTCTGGTCGGGCACTCGGTCAGCGGTGCCATTGGCTGGCTGGCGTCGATCGCCGAGCCGGAGCTGTTTCGCCAGATTATTGCCATCGGGCCTTCACCCCGCTACATCAATGATCCGCCGGATTATATCGGTGGGTTTGAGGCCGAAGACGTGGGTGAGCTGCTGGACCTGATGGAGCGCAATCACTTCGAGTGGGCCGGTTATCTGGCACCGATCGTCATGGCCAACGGTGACCGCCCCGCCCTCGCCGAGCAGTTGCGTGAGAGTTTTCTCAATGCCGATCCGGCCATGTCCCGGCGTTTTGCCGAAACCACTTTTCTCTGTGACATACGCACTCAGCTACCGCACGTTCAGGTACCCACATTGGTGCTGTACTGCGAGCAGGACGTGATTGTCCCGACCGCAGTGATCGAATACCTCGAATGGGCGCTCCCCAAAGGAATCATCCGGCGGCTCGACGCCACGGGGCACTACCCTCAGGTCAGCAACCCTGGGGCGGTGGCCCGTGCCGTGATTGAGGGCGCCCAGGGTGCAGCCTGA
- a CDS encoding YicC/YloC family endoribonuclease has protein sequence MPRSMTGFARTSQQFDWGTLTWEIRSVNHRYLEPAFRLPDDLREIEPHLRERIRKSLHRGKLEMSLTVQKEEGADQALGINLPRVRQLAEAAHTIGNELHDAAPINPLEVLRWPGVLQQAELNRETLIEAALALFDQTLKQLLEHRTREGGELVQFIHQRLDSISAEVVKLRERLPEILTAQREKLQSKIEALKVDLDPERLEQEITLLAQKADVDEELDRLDTHVAEVKHTLTQKNSLGRRLDFLMQELNREANTLSSKAIVADTTQSAVELKVLIEQMREQIQNIE, from the coding sequence ATGCCACGCAGTATGACCGGTTTTGCCCGCACATCGCAGCAGTTCGACTGGGGCACACTCACCTGGGAGATCCGCAGCGTCAACCACCGCTACCTGGAACCGGCCTTCCGTCTGCCCGACGATCTGCGCGAAATCGAGCCCCATCTGCGCGAGCGCATCCGCAAGAGCCTGCACCGGGGCAAGCTGGAAATGAGCCTGACCGTGCAGAAGGAAGAGGGCGCCGACCAGGCTCTGGGCATCAACCTGCCCAGAGTCCGCCAGCTCGCCGAAGCCGCGCACACCATCGGCAACGAACTGCACGACGCGGCGCCGATCAACCCGCTGGAGGTGTTGCGCTGGCCCGGCGTACTACAACAGGCCGAACTCAATCGCGAGACCCTGATTGAAGCCGCCCTGGCACTATTTGACCAGACCCTGAAACAACTGTTGGAACATCGCACCCGGGAAGGCGGCGAGCTGGTGCAGTTCATTCACCAGCGGCTGGACAGCATCAGCGCCGAGGTGGTGAAACTGCGCGAGCGGTTACCGGAAATACTGACCGCCCAACGCGAGAAACTGCAGAGCAAAATCGAAGCACTGAAGGTCGACCTGGACCCGGAGCGCCTGGAGCAGGAGATTACCCTGCTGGCACAGAAGGCCGACGTGGACGAAGAGCTGGATCGCCTCGACACTCACGTCGCCGAGGTGAAGCACACCCTGACCCAGAAAAATTCCCTGGGTCGCCGGCTGGATTTTCTGATGCAGGAGCTGAATCGCGAGGCGAATACGCTTTCATCAAAAGCCATCGTGGCAGACACCACTCAATCGGCGGTGGAGCTTAAAGTGCTGATTGAGCAAATGCGGGAACAGATCCAGAATATTGAGTGA
- a CDS encoding sodium:solute symporter family protein, with translation MNSTLFLSTFAAYVVFLIALSWWVTRRHQGGDDFLLAGRSLPIFLTIGTTVATMVGTGSSMGAVGFGYANGWAGALYGLGGAIGILLLAAWFAPVREYRFMTMSEELSFYVGANRLVKNIVAVLIFLACIGWLGAHILGGGLYLAWIAGMDLDVARAVVALSFAIYVIVGGYRAVVWTDTLQAIVLFGGFILMAALAVHAVGGWSALLAAQPKANVAALARESIGGLPALSLVLVIAVGVLATPSFRQRIYSARSVGSVRRSFVISGTLYLFFSLVPAIIGMGAYALNPELGNRNFAFPFLAVEVLPLGIGLVVLIAGLSATMSSASSDAMAGVAVLMRDLWVMVTGHTPSRITVVRNSRITLALVITGAWLMASLSDDLIGYITGMISTLMAGMFACGLLGRFWPRYNWQGALASLLGGAIASVWVMTSFMALWGNPVIPAVIVALGAGVVVSLMTPPQALTPAQSLARLDQERERMEATVEPGVGDAVS, from the coding sequence ATGAACAGTACGCTGTTTCTCTCCACCTTCGCCGCCTATGTGGTGTTTCTGATTGCCCTGAGCTGGTGGGTGACTCGCCGACACCAGGGGGGGGATGACTTTCTGCTGGCGGGGCGCAGCTTGCCCATTTTTTTGACCATTGGTACCACAGTGGCGACCATGGTGGGCACCGGGTCCTCCATGGGTGCGGTGGGTTTTGGTTATGCTAATGGCTGGGCCGGCGCGCTTTATGGCCTGGGTGGCGCCATCGGCATTCTGTTGTTGGCAGCCTGGTTTGCGCCGGTGCGGGAATACCGGTTCATGACCATGAGCGAAGAGCTCTCTTTTTATGTGGGGGCCAATCGCCTGGTGAAAAATATCGTGGCCGTGCTGATTTTTCTGGCCTGCATCGGCTGGCTCGGAGCCCACATTCTCGGCGGCGGCCTGTACCTGGCCTGGATCGCCGGCATGGACCTTGATGTGGCCCGCGCGGTGGTGGCGTTGAGCTTTGCCATCTATGTGATTGTCGGCGGTTATCGCGCCGTGGTCTGGACCGATACGCTTCAGGCGATTGTCCTGTTCGGTGGTTTTATATTGATGGCAGCCTTGGCGGTGCACGCCGTAGGTGGCTGGAGTGCGTTGCTCGCGGCCCAGCCCAAGGCCAACGTCGCGGCTCTGGCGCGGGAATCCATTGGGGGCTTGCCGGCCTTGTCGTTGGTGCTGGTCATCGCCGTGGGGGTGTTGGCCACCCCATCGTTTCGCCAGCGGATTTATTCGGCGCGCAGTGTCGGCTCCGTGCGTCGCTCGTTTGTCATTTCCGGCACCCTGTATCTGTTCTTTTCCCTGGTACCGGCGATTATCGGTATGGGTGCCTATGCGCTCAACCCCGAACTGGGCAATCGCAATTTCGCGTTTCCGTTTCTGGCGGTGGAGGTGCTGCCGTTGGGTATTGGGCTGGTGGTGCTGATTGCCGGGCTCTCCGCCACCATGTCCAGTGCCAGCTCCGATGCCATGGCGGGCGTGGCCGTCTTGATGCGGGACCTGTGGGTGATGGTGACCGGGCACACGCCATCGCGGATCACGGTGGTGCGCAATTCCCGGATTACATTGGCGCTGGTGATCACTGGTGCCTGGCTGATGGCCTCCCTGTCCGATGACCTGATCGGTTATATCACCGGCATGATCTCCACCCTGATGGCGGGCATGTTCGCCTGTGGCCTGCTCGGTCGTTTCTGGCCCCGCTACAACTGGCAGGGCGCGCTGGCATCCTTGCTGGGCGGCGCGATTGCCTCGGTCTGGGTGATGACTTCGTTCATGGCCCTCTGGGGCAATCCGGTCATTCCGGCCGTCATTGTTGCGCTCGGTGCTGGTGTGGTGGTCAGCTTGATGACGCCCCCGCAAGCGCTCACGCCGGCGCAGTCCCTGGCCAGGCTGGATCAGGAGCGGGAGCGGATGGAGGCCACCGTGGAGCCTGGAGTGGGGGATGCGGTATCCTGA